The proteins below are encoded in one region of Salvia splendens isolate huo1 unplaced genomic scaffold, SspV2 ctg575, whole genome shotgun sequence:
- the LOC121790668 gene encoding uncharacterized protein LOC121790668, protein MSPYRFVFGKMCHLPVGVEHQAYWAVKEMNINTEVGTAERRMQLQELEELRLDAYASAMWYKEKIKMWHDKNLRKKELKVGQRVLLFQSRLKLMPGKLRSRWIGPYTIIALRKNGAIELQGSNPDSPSFMVNGHRVKPYREGMEAFVVDNIPLLMPDYLQ, encoded by the coding sequence atgtccccgtaccgaTTTGTGTTTGGGAAAATGTGCCATTTACCTGTAGGGGTGGAACATCAAGCCTACTGGGCAGTCAAAGAAATGAACATAAACACCGAGGTTGGAACTGCAGAAAGGAGAATGCAGCTACAAGAGCTTGAAGAGCTCCGTCTGGATGCCTATGCctctgccatgtggtacaaagaaaagatcAAAATGTGGCACGATAAGAACCTTCGCaagaaggaactcaaggtggGCCAGAGGGTACTGCTGTTCCAGTCCAGACTGAAATTGATGCCAGGAAAGCTCAGATCAAGGTGGATAGGTCCTTATACCATTATTGCCCTCCGAAAGAATGGAGCAATCGAACTCCAAGGAAGCAATCCAGATTcgccttccttcatggtgaacggtcatagggtaaagCCATACAGAGAAGGAATGGAGGCATTTGTGGTGGACAacattccactactcatgcctGACTATCTCCAGTGA